A window of the Rhodoflexus caldus genome harbors these coding sequences:
- a CDS encoding aminotransferase class V-fold PLP-dependent enzyme has protein sequence MQRRSFIRKTVAATAGSAFLLHNDTLAALAHELAGFRRDNIEQLARDERFWLPVQRAFRPSPHFINLENGYFSPMPMETQEAWMDNIREINGLHTFYMRRRQFEERDNIRRLLAEFAGVSPDEIALLRNTTEALDNLIMGLPLQKGDEFIITDQDYPNMVEAVHMRAKREGIVVKTISLPLHPKSDAEVLQAYEQAITARTKAMLVTHVINLTGQVLPVRKLCQLGKQRNVEVIVDGAHAFAQLNFKIPDLGCDYYGTSLHKWLCAPLGSGMLYIRKEKIANIWPLFGDVSTGENNIRKFERNGTQPCSNHLAIANAIRFHQLIGSELKEERLRYLCHYWAEKVASLPHLTLNMPLEKERSCALGNVAVKGMKPAQLADFLYDKHRIFTVAIDMPTVKGVRITPHLYTSLSDLDKLVAALKSLA, from the coding sequence ATGCAAAGACGCAGTTTCATCCGTAAAACGGTGGCAGCTACTGCCGGAAGTGCCTTCCTATTGCACAACGATACGCTTGCTGCTTTGGCACATGAGCTTGCAGGCTTTCGGCGCGACAATATCGAGCAATTGGCACGCGATGAGCGATTTTGGCTGCCTGTTCAGCGGGCTTTTCGCCCTTCGCCCCATTTCATCAATTTGGAAAACGGCTACTTCAGCCCCATGCCGATGGAAACGCAGGAGGCATGGATGGACAATATTCGGGAAATTAACGGGTTGCATACGTTCTATATGCGCCGCCGACAGTTTGAAGAGCGCGATAACATCCGCCGCCTGCTGGCAGAATTTGCAGGTGTTTCTCCCGATGAAATTGCTTTGCTGCGCAACACAACCGAGGCATTGGACAACCTGATTATGGGTTTGCCGCTGCAAAAAGGCGATGAGTTTATTATCACCGACCAAGACTACCCCAATATGGTAGAGGCCGTTCATATGCGCGCCAAACGAGAGGGTATTGTTGTTAAAACTATTTCGCTGCCACTACACCCGAAAAGCGATGCAGAGGTGCTGCAAGCCTACGAACAGGCCATAACTGCCCGCACCAAAGCCATGCTGGTAACACATGTGATTAACCTGACAGGGCAGGTGCTGCCTGTGCGCAAGTTGTGCCAATTGGGCAAGCAGCGCAATGTGGAGGTAATCGTTGATGGTGCGCATGCTTTTGCTCAGTTAAACTTCAAAATTCCTGATTTGGGTTGCGACTACTACGGCACAAGCCTCCACAAATGGCTTTGTGCGCCGCTTGGTTCGGGAATGCTTTACATCCGCAAGGAAAAAATAGCCAATATCTGGCCGCTTTTTGGCGATGTTTCCACAGGAGAAAACAACATCCGCAAGTTTGAACGCAACGGTACACAGCCCTGTTCCAACCATTTGGCGATTGCCAATGCCATTCGTTTTCATCAGTTAATCGGCAGTGAATTGAAAGAAGAGCGCCTGCGCTATTTGTGCCACTATTGGGCGGAGAAAGTGGCATCGCTGCCTCATCTGACCCTCAATATGCCGTTGGAAAAAGAACGTTCCTGCGCGCTGGGCAACGTTGCGGTAAAAGGCATGAAGCCTGCCCAATTGGCCGATTTTCTATACGATAAACATCGGATTTTTACCGTGGCTATTGATATGCCGACTGTTAAAGGCGTGCGAATTACGCCGCACCTGTACACCTCTCTTTCCGATTTGGATAAATTAGTGGCAGCCCTGAAAAGTCTTGCCTGA